In Gossypium raimondii isolate GPD5lz chromosome 12, ASM2569854v1, whole genome shotgun sequence, a single window of DNA contains:
- the LOC105763693 gene encoding FCS-Like Zinc finger 5 isoform X1, which yields MLLGKRTRHPIKRTASMTGITVDVLSNVEDIVQQSFISHDPPGPPNHPFHDFPKPNFAYDQHPLAMVSPRNPGGVGSSGFTTNHVLDSSAPFLRSCCLCKRRLAPGRDIYMYRGDTPFCSLECREQQMKQDERREKWDTVASNKEGRHA from the exons ATGTTGCTTGGTAAACGCACACGCCATCCGATCAAAAGGACCGCAAGCATGACGGGGATCACGGTGGATGTCCTCTCAAACGTTGAGGATATTGTCCAACAATCATTTATATCCCATGATCCTCCCGGCCCTCCAAACCACCCTTTCCATGATTTCCCCAAACCCAACTTCGCTTACGATCAACATCCCTTGGCCATGGTGTCGCCCAGAAACCCCGGTGGTGTTGGAAGTTCAGGTTTTACTACTAACCATGTTCTTGATAGCTCTGCTCCGTTTTTACGCTCTTGTTGCCTCTGTAAACGCCGCTTAGCTCCTGGTCGtgacatatatatgtatag GGGGGATACACCGTTTTGTAGTCTAGAGTGCAGGGAACAGCAGATGAAGCAGGacgaaagaagagaaaaatgggaCACTGTAGCTTCAAACAAAGAAGGTCGCCATGCATAG
- the LOC105763693 gene encoding FCS-Like Zinc finger 5 isoform X2 gives MLLGKRTRHPIKRTASMTGITVDVLSNVEDIVQQSFISHDPPGPPNHPFHDFPKPNFAYDQHPLAMVSPRNPGGVGSSGFTTNHVLDSSAPFLRSCCLCKRRLAPGRDIYMYSSILLPNHTGLNII, from the exons ATGTTGCTTGGTAAACGCACACGCCATCCGATCAAAAGGACCGCAAGCATGACGGGGATCACGGTGGATGTCCTCTCAAACGTTGAGGATATTGTCCAACAATCATTTATATCCCATGATCCTCCCGGCCCTCCAAACCACCCTTTCCATGATTTCCCCAAACCCAACTTCGCTTACGATCAACATCCCTTGGCCATGGTGTCGCCCAGAAACCCCGGTGGTGTTGGAAGTTCAGGTTTTACTACTAACCATGTTCTTGATAGCTCTGCTCCGTTTTTACGCTCTTGTTGCCTCTGTAAACGCCGCTTAGCTCCTGGTCGtgacatatatatgtatag TTCCATTCTTTTACCCAATCATACTGGgttgaatataatataa